In Oryza brachyantha chromosome 1, ObraRS2, whole genome shotgun sequence, the following are encoded in one genomic region:
- the LOC102699737 gene encoding NDR1/HIN1-like protein 6 produces the protein MSSNGKPSTQAPAPAGNGAGGPPKMYQRPIYRPQAPAKRRRGRSCRFSCCCCFFYAVLVVLLLAFVAAVAGGAFYLLYRPHRPAFTLSVARVDKLSLSSSATAPALTDSIDVTLTAKNPNKKLVYLYDDFAVTAATAANAVPLGEGSVPGFVHEAGNITVIKATVSASALAVDPTTASTDIKKSGDIAITLDLETKAGVKVGGLKTKKIGVQVHCEGIKVATPAPPAPPAKKKKGVKLSVADAPSPASVDDTATTPSPPAATTVARVCQVRIRVKIWKWTF, from the coding sequence ATGTCTTCCAATGGCAAGCCCAGCACGCaggccccggcgccggcggggaacggcgccggcgggccgCCCAAGATGTACCAGCGTCCGATATACCGGCCGCAGGCGCCGGccaagcgccgccgcgggaggTCCTGCCGgttcagctgctgctgctgcttcttctacGCGGTGCTCGTCGTGCTCCTGCTGGCCTTCGTGGCcgccgtggccggcggcgcgttCTACCTGCTGTACCGCCCGCACCGCCCGGCGTTCACGCTCTCCGTGGCGCGCGTCGACAAGCTGAGCCTCTCGTCGTCCGCCACGGCGCCCGCGCTCACCGACTCCATCGACGTCACGCTCACCGCCAAGAACCCCAACAAGAAGCTCGTCTACCTCTACGACGacttcgccgtcaccgccgccaccgccgccaacgCCGTCCCGCTCGGGGAGGGCTCCGTCCCCGGGTTCGTCCACGAGGCCGGCAACATCACCGTCATCAAGGCCAccgtctccgcctccgcgctcgccgtcgacccCACCACGGCCAGCACCGACATCAAGAAGTCCGGCGACATCGCCATCACTCTCGACCTCGAGACCAAGGCCGGCGTCAAGGTCGGCGGCCTCAAGACCAAGAAAATCGGCGTCCAGGTGCACTGCGAGGGCATCAAGGTGGCcaccccggcgccgccggccccgccggccaagaagaagaagggcgTCAAGCTCTCCGTCGCGGACGCCCCGTCCCCGGCCTCCGTCGACGACACGGCCAccaccccctcgccgccggcggccaccaccGTCGCGCGCGTGTGCCAGGTCAGGATCCGAGTCAAGATCTGGAAGTGGACCTTCTAG